In Actinomadura luteofluorescens, the sequence GTACGCCGTCATGCCCTCGCGGGCGTAGCCGTGCGCCAGGTCGAACATGCCGTAGTTGAGCGCGTGGAACCCGGCCAGGGTGATGAACTGGAACTTGAAGCCCATGTGGCCGAGCTCGCGCTGGAACTTGGCGATGGTCGCGTCGTCCAGGTGCGCCTTCCAGTTGAAGGACGGCGAGCAGTTGTAGGCCAGCATCTGGTCCGGGTACTCGGCCTTCACGGCCTCGGCGAACCTGCGCGCCTGCTCCAGGTCCGGGGTGCCGGTCTCCATCCAGATGAGGTCGGAGTACGGCGCGTAGGCCTTGGCGCGGGCGATGCAGGGCTCGATGCCGTTGCGGACGTGGTAGAAGCCCTCGGCGGTGCGCTCGCCGGTGATGAACTCGCGGTCGCGCTCGTCCACGTCCGTCGTGATCAGGGTCGCGGCCTCGGCGTCGGTCCGCGCGATGATCAGAGACGGGACGCCCGAGATGTCCGCGGCGAGGCGGGCCGTGTTCAGGGTCTTGATGTGCTGCGAGGTCGGGATGAGGACCTTGCCGCCGAGGTGGCCGCACTTCTTCTCGGAGGCCAGCTGGTCCTCCCAGTGCACGCCCGCGGCGCCCGCGGCGATCATGCCCTTCATCAGCTCGAAGGCGTTGAGCACGCCGCCGAAGCCGGCCTCGGCGTCGGCCACGATCGGGGCGAGGAAGTGCGTGTCGCCCTCACCCTCGGCCCACTGCACCTGGTCGGCGCGCAGCAGCGCGTTGTTGATCCGGCGCACGACGGCCGGGACCGAGTTCGCCGGGTAGATGCTCTGGTCCGGGTAGGTCTGGCCCGCCAGGTTGGCGTCCGCCGCGACCTGCCAGCCGGACAGGTAGATGGCCTTCAGGCCCGCCTTGACCTGCTGGACGGCCTGCAGACCGGTCAGCGCGCCGAGCGAGTGGACGTAGTCCTCCTCGTGCAGGAGGGTCCAGAGCCGCTCCGCGCCGAGACGCGCGAGCGTGTGCTCCTCCTGGACCGATCCGCGGATCCGGACGACGTCCTCGGCCGTGTAGGTCCGCTCGATGCCCTTCCAACGAGGGTCGGACTCCCACTGCCGCTGCAGCTCCTCGGCTGCGCCCTTGAGGCGACTGTCGCTCATCATCTTGCCCTTCCGTGTCGTCCCCTGGGTGCTTGCTCCCGACTATGCCCCCGGCGCAAGCCCGTTATGAACTGACGAGTAACAGAAGAAGTGCGAAATTTCCGCTACGATGAAGCCGTGACGACCTTGCGGACAGAAGAACCCCTCAACTTGACGAGTGACGTCGATCTTGTGACCTTCGGCCAGCGGCTGCG encodes:
- the aceA gene encoding isocitrate lyase, with the protein product MSDSRLKGAAEELQRQWESDPRWKGIERTYTAEDVVRIRGSVQEEHTLARLGAERLWTLLHEEDYVHSLGALTGLQAVQQVKAGLKAIYLSGWQVAADANLAGQTYPDQSIYPANSVPAVVRRINNALLRADQVQWAEGEGDTHFLAPIVADAEAGFGGVLNAFELMKGMIAAGAAGVHWEDQLASEKKCGHLGGKVLIPTSQHIKTLNTARLAADISGVPSLIIARTDAEAATLITTDVDERDREFITGERTAEGFYHVRNGIEPCIARAKAYAPYSDLIWMETGTPDLEQARRFAEAVKAEYPDQMLAYNCSPSFNWKAHLDDATIAKFQRELGHMGFKFQFITLAGFHALNYGMFDLAHGYAREGMTAYVDLQEREFAAAEKGFTAVKHQREAGTGYFDMVSTAISPDSSTTALKGSTEEGQFH